One genomic region from Bacillus aquiflavi encodes:
- a CDS encoding PH domain-containing protein, protein MSEAKRLHPITILIHILKQLKEFIIPIIIFIFLGSRDGDKSGFFFLIGISIAIAFVLVSAILSWVRFTYRIEEGELRIEHGIFVKKKRYIPFERIQSIDLSEGILQRPFGLVKLSVETAGSGGANLDESEANLTAITKKEANTIQAIIAAEKNKMNIDETSHVNEQKEHEEILYEISSKELLLLASTSGGVGVVISAFFAFIFQFEEYIPYERIFKDFEQIAANGFIFISILVFIGFLIAWVVALIGTMIKYASYTVKKVNDDLIISRGLVEKRQLTIPIKRIQAIRIAESPIRQPFGLCSVFVESAGGSVMDKEGASVMLLPLIKKDKISTYLAAGLNVYNFNPTFKSVPKRALKRYIFRGLLYVLPLVAAALFFFRQWGLFSLILPLISIYWSYLRYKDAGWSLHNQQLNLRSRFMIKNTFFMIKNRVQSLDIQHSFFQRRKKLATVVAMVKSGEGHASGKVIDIESSDADVIYQWFSKRSLEKNR, encoded by the coding sequence ATGTCTGAGGCGAAAAGACTTCATCCCATTACAATATTAATTCATATTTTAAAACAATTAAAAGAATTTATTATTCCTATTATTATCTTTATCTTTTTAGGCAGCAGGGACGGAGATAAATCAGGCTTCTTCTTTTTAATTGGGATCAGTATTGCTATTGCTTTTGTATTAGTTTCGGCTATTTTATCGTGGGTTCGCTTTACATATCGAATTGAAGAAGGAGAGTTGCGAATTGAGCACGGTATTTTTGTTAAAAAGAAACGGTATATTCCATTTGAACGGATACAAAGTATTGACCTTTCAGAAGGAATTTTGCAAAGACCGTTTGGATTAGTAAAGTTATCAGTTGAAACGGCTGGCTCAGGGGGAGCTAACCTTGATGAGTCAGAAGCTAATTTAACTGCGATTACAAAAAAAGAAGCAAATACCATCCAGGCTATTATAGCTGCTGAAAAAAATAAGATGAATATTGATGAGACTAGTCATGTAAATGAGCAAAAGGAACATGAGGAAATATTATATGAAATTAGTTCAAAAGAGTTATTATTACTCGCTTCAACATCTGGTGGCGTGGGTGTAGTCATTTCCGCATTTTTTGCGTTCATATTTCAATTTGAGGAATATATCCCTTATGAGCGTATTTTTAAAGATTTTGAACAGATAGCAGCAAATGGATTCATTTTTATTTCAATCCTTGTATTTATCGGCTTTCTCATTGCATGGGTTGTTGCTTTAATTGGAACAATGATCAAATACGCTTCCTATACAGTGAAGAAAGTCAATGATGATCTCATTATTTCTAGGGGATTAGTAGAAAAACGGCAATTAACGATACCTATCAAGCGAATTCAAGCAATTCGGATCGCAGAAAGTCCAATTCGTCAGCCATTTGGATTATGTTCTGTATTTGTAGAAAGTGCTGGCGGGTCTGTTATGGATAAAGAAGGGGCCTCAGTTATGTTATTGCCATTAATAAAGAAAGACAAAATTTCAACGTATTTAGCAGCGGGCTTAAATGTTTACAATTTTAATCCTACTTTTAAATCAGTGCCGAAAAGGGCTTTGAAACGATACATTTTTCGCGGATTGCTCTATGTTCTTCCACTTGTCGCGGCAGCGCTCTTTTTTTTCCGACAATGGGGATTGTTCAGTTTGATTTTACCGCTAATTAGTATATATTGGTCATATTTGCGCTATAAAGATGCAGGATGGAGCTTACATAATCAACAATTGAATTTACGCTCTCGATTTATGATAAAAAATACTTTTTTCATGATAAAAAATCGAGTTCAATCACTTGATATTCAGCATAGTTTTTTCCAAAGAAGAAAGAAGCTTGCAACAGTAGTTGCAATGGTAAAATCAGGCGAAGGGCATGCTTCAGGAAAGGTGATTGATATCGAAAGTTCTGATGCAGACGTAATATATCAATGGTTTTCAAAACGTTCGCTTGAAAAAAACAGGTAA
- the acpS gene encoding holo-ACP synthase gives MILGVGIDIIEINRVRDLAERQNKFVDRILTMKEKQTYNRLSKNRKIEFLAGRFAAKEAFSKAVGTGIGKELSFEQIEIDYNEKGRPFVNKPFSQGVHLSISHSREYAVAQVVIEKIN, from the coding sequence ATGATTTTAGGAGTTGGCATTGACATAATTGAAATAAACCGCGTTCGTGATTTAGCGGAACGGCAAAATAAGTTTGTTGACCGTATTTTAACTATGAAGGAAAAACAGACATACAATCGATTATCCAAAAATAGAAAAATTGAGTTTCTTGCTGGCCGGTTTGCTGCAAAGGAAGCATTTTCAAAAGCAGTTGGCACTGGTATAGGAAAAGAATTATCATTTGAACAAATTGAAATTGATTATAATGAAAAGGGCCGCCCTTTTGTAAACAAACCATTTTCGCAAGGGGTGCATCTATCAATTTCTCATAGTCGTGAATATGCAGTGGCTCAAGTAGTAATTGAAAAGATTAATTAG
- a CDS encoding UDP-N-acetylmuramoyl-tripeptide--D-alanyl-D-alanine ligase has product MIQKTLKQLAEIIKIDNDISKFQQTMISGICIDSRKLEKGNLFVPLKGENVDGHKFVEAAIKNGAAAALWQKDMPNPPLHLPLLIVEDTLLAIQQLARSYRKQLNIKVIGITGSNGKTTTKDMTAHLLSLKYKVQKTEGNYNNHLGLPLTILQLREDTEFAVLEMGMNHPGEIDFLTKLALPDAVVITNIGESHLENLGSRAGIAAAKLEIMNGLQDNGLVVYYGDELLLKEYFDQYYGNAVVKTFGREKSNDLFPNDMEQGEKGNYFSINKQEGNFYLPVLGIHNVLNALAAMQVAHHFHIPFAIMNEGFAHLKLTGMRMELVKGAKGEKIINDAYNASPTSMKAAFELIESMKGYKRKIVVLGDILELGTETEAYHEAIGNLLDPDQIDYVFTYGKLGEKIADGAKKSFPANRLFSFLEKEVLLITELKARTTGDEIILVKASRAMKLEQVVDALTK; this is encoded by the coding sequence ATGATTCAAAAAACGCTTAAACAGCTAGCTGAAATAATAAAAATTGACAATGATATATCGAAGTTCCAACAAACAATGATTTCTGGTATTTGTATTGACTCACGTAAACTTGAAAAGGGAAATTTATTTGTTCCGCTTAAAGGTGAAAATGTTGACGGTCATAAATTTGTTGAAGCAGCAATTAAAAACGGAGCAGCTGCGGCTCTTTGGCAAAAGGATATGCCAAATCCACCTTTGCATTTACCGTTGTTAATCGTTGAAGATACGTTATTAGCAATACAACAGTTGGCCAGAAGTTATCGTAAACAATTAAACATAAAAGTCATTGGAATTACGGGAAGTAATGGTAAAACAACAACGAAAGATATGACAGCACATTTATTGTCATTAAAATATAAAGTTCAAAAGACCGAAGGAAATTATAACAATCATCTTGGTTTGCCATTAACGATTTTACAATTAAGGGAAGATACTGAATTTGCTGTGTTAGAAATGGGAATGAACCATCCTGGTGAAATTGACTTTTTAACAAAGCTTGCTCTTCCAGACGCAGTTGTCATTACGAATATAGGAGAATCCCATCTTGAAAATTTAGGTTCTAGGGCAGGAATTGCGGCTGCGAAACTTGAAATTATGAACGGGCTTCAAGATAATGGATTAGTTGTTTATTACGGTGATGAGCTTTTATTAAAGGAATATTTTGATCAATATTACGGAAACGCTGTTGTCAAAACATTCGGAAGAGAAAAGTCAAACGATCTGTTCCCAAACGATATGGAACAGGGAGAAAAGGGAAATTATTTCTCTATCAATAAGCAAGAAGGAAATTTTTATTTACCTGTATTAGGAATACACAATGTATTAAATGCGCTTGCCGCAATGCAAGTTGCCCATCATTTTCACATTCCGTTTGCGATTATGAACGAAGGATTCGCTCATTTAAAGTTAACAGGTATGCGGATGGAGCTAGTTAAAGGAGCAAAAGGTGAAAAAATTATTAATGATGCGTACAATGCTAGCCCTACTTCGATGAAAGCGGCATTTGAATTAATCGAAAGTATGAAAGGGTATAAACGAAAAATAGTTGTGCTCGGGGATATTTTAGAATTAGGAACAGAAACAGAGGCTTATCATGAAGCAATCGGGAACTTATTAGATCCTGATCAAATTGACTATGTTTTTACATATGGAAAGCTTGGGGAAAAGATTGCAGACGGAGCAAAAAAATCATTTCCAGCAAATAGACTATTTTCATTTTTAGAAAAAGAAGTATTATTAATAACGGAATTAAAAGCACGGACAACGGGAGATGAAATCATTTTAGTTAAAGCATCTAGAGCAATGAAGCTTGAACAAGTTGTCGATGCATTAACAAAATAA
- a CDS encoding type II toxin-antitoxin system PemK/MazF family toxin, which produces MNIKRGDVYFADLSPVVGSEQGGVRPVLVIQNDIGNRFSPTVIIAAITAQIQKAKLPTHVEIDAKRYGFERDSVILLEQIRTIDKQRLTDKITHLDDEMMEKVDEALQVSLGLIEF; this is translated from the coding sequence TTGAATATCAAACGTGGAGACGTTTATTTTGCAGACCTATCCCCTGTTGTTGGTTCAGAACAAGGCGGTGTTCGGCCTGTGCTTGTCATTCAAAACGACATTGGGAATCGGTTTAGTCCCACAGTAATTATTGCAGCCATAACTGCTCAAATCCAAAAAGCAAAGCTGCCTACTCATGTTGAAATTGACGCGAAGCGTTACGGTTTTGAACGGGATTCGGTCATTTTATTAGAGCAAATTCGTACAATTGATAAACAACGCTTAACCGATAAGATTACACATCTTGATGATGAAATGATGGAGAAAGTTGATGAAGCATTACAAGTTAGTTTAGGTCTCATCGAGTTTTAA
- a CDS encoding LolA family protein encodes MRKKLLLLVVGLATIIALSACGQKTKDDVVEELTNNLKQMKSYKANAKMTLEMGTESQAYDIEIWHKNPFYYRVNLKNAEEKKQSQMILRNDDGVFVLTPALNKSFRFQSDWPKNSSQAYLYESLVEDILQDKDAVFTVEKDHYVFETKTRYQNNKMLPIQEIKLSKKNLAPISVKVMDADRKVLVTVDFSSIKFDSTFDKNDFDMKKNMTGAQLEVPVMADVEDKEFSVKYPTADIPGVSLKEENEIKTENGKRVILTYEGEDKAFTLVQERVHAVTTVSDISTSTFIKGEPVDLGFTIGAITENSIMWTHKGVEYLIASNDLSAEEMVMVARSIQDENKVK; translated from the coding sequence ATGAGAAAAAAGTTGTTGCTGCTTGTAGTCGGACTGGCGACTATTATTGCATTGTCTGCATGTGGACAAAAAACAAAAGATGATGTAGTAGAAGAATTGACTAATAATCTTAAACAAATGAAAAGTTACAAGGCAAACGCAAAAATGACATTAGAAATGGGAACAGAATCGCAAGCATATGATATTGAAATATGGCATAAAAATCCATTCTATTATCGTGTTAATTTGAAAAATGCAGAAGAAAAGAAACAGAGTCAAATGATTCTTCGGAATGATGATGGAGTGTTTGTCTTAACACCAGCACTCAATAAAAGCTTTCGATTTCAGAGTGATTGGCCTAAAAACAGCAGTCAAGCGTATTTATATGAATCTTTAGTTGAAGATATTTTACAAGATAAGGATGCAGTATTTACAGTTGAAAAAGATCATTATGTGTTTGAAACGAAAACGAGATATCAAAATAATAAAATGCTTCCTATACAAGAAATTAAACTAAGCAAAAAGAATTTAGCGCCAATCAGTGTTAAAGTAATGGATGCAGATCGCAAAGTTCTTGTTACAGTAGATTTTTCTTCAATAAAGTTCGATTCGACGTTTGATAAAAATGACTTTGACATGAAGAAAAATATGACGGGTGCACAATTAGAAGTACCAGTGATGGCAGATGTAGAGGACAAGGAATTTTCGGTTAAGTATCCAACTGCCGACATTCCGGGCGTTTCCTTGAAGGAAGAAAATGAAATAAAAACTGAGAACGGGAAACGAGTAATACTTACGTACGAGGGAGAAGATAAGGCATTTACACTTGTACAAGAACGAGTACATGCAGTTACAACTGTGTCAGATATTTCGACATCTACATTTATTAAAGGGGAACCAGTAGATTTAGGCTTTACAATTGGAGCAATTACGGAAAATTCGATTATGTGGACTCATAAAGGTGTCGAGTATTTAATTGCCTCTAACGATTTATCAGCTGAAGAAATGGTCATGGTAGCTCGATCTATCCAAGATGAAAATAAAGTAAAATAA
- a CDS encoding rhomboid family intramembrane serine protease translates to MFVRTESISEFFRYYPIIVSLVTIHILLYLFFYIPIFPGNLLFELMAGINLNIAEGELWRFITPIFVHGSFPHMLFNSFSLVLFGPVLERQLGKGRFISLYLLSGILANVATFILKPFTYVHVGASGAIFGLFGFYIAMIAFRKNSLSRQDKDVILTITAIGFIMTFITANINVTAHIFGFIGGFLFGTMSLKK, encoded by the coding sequence ATGTTCGTCAGGACTGAGAGCATTAGTGAGTTTTTTCGCTATTACCCTATCATCGTAAGCTTAGTCACTATACACATTTTATTATATCTTTTTTTTTACATCCCAATTTTCCCCGGTAATCTATTATTTGAATTAATGGCGGGGATTAATTTAAATATTGCTGAAGGTGAATTATGGAGGTTCATAACGCCAATCTTTGTTCATGGCAGCTTTCCTCATATGCTTTTTAATAGTTTCTCACTCGTCTTATTCGGACCAGTACTTGAACGCCAATTAGGAAAGGGACGATTTATTAGTTTATATTTACTAAGTGGAATTCTTGCAAATGTAGCCACGTTTATTTTGAAGCCTTTTACATATGTACATGTTGGAGCAAGCGGCGCTATTTTTGGTTTGTTTGGTTTTTATATTGCAATGATTGCGTTTCGAAAAAACAGTCTTTCACGTCAAGATAAAGATGTCATTTTAACGATTACAGCAATTGGTTTTATTATGACATTTATAACAGCTAATATAAATGTGACCGCTCATATATTCGGCTTTATAGGAGGATTTTTATTTGGCACTATGTCCTTGAAAAAATAA
- a CDS encoding D-alanine--D-alanine ligase yields MKTKLGLLYGGKSAEHKVSLQTALAVIHALDFNKYDIYPIYINEQGQWIKGEQLAGPVDEIKALQFFEGTSLSPVSIAQENFLNETHQEAERPFDVIFPLLHGPNGEDGTVQGLLEILNIPYVGNGVLSSAAGMDKVIMKNIFAHAGLDQVHYVSFIRSDWESEKEEVYKKVEEELGYPCFVKPANLGSSVGISKCTNRIELEQAFTEAFQYDRKIIIEQGVTAREIEIGVLGNEAPKCSIAGEIVPKVDFYDYKAKYEDGNTALIIPAEVTDKQYEKLTAMALKAFKALDCSGLVRADFFITEDGKILMNEINTMPGFTPFSMFPLLWKHTGVDYPSLIEKLISLAIERHEEKQKIKHTF; encoded by the coding sequence ATGAAAACGAAATTAGGATTGCTATATGGTGGAAAGTCTGCAGAGCATAAGGTGTCATTACAAACGGCATTGGCTGTTATTCATGCATTAGATTTTAATAAATATGATATTTATCCAATTTATATAAATGAACAAGGACAATGGATAAAAGGCGAGCAACTAGCAGGGCCAGTTGACGAAATAAAAGCATTGCAGTTTTTTGAAGGAACATCATTAAGTCCAGTATCAATTGCTCAAGAAAATTTTCTTAATGAAACTCATCAAGAAGCAGAAAGACCTTTTGATGTTATTTTTCCCCTTTTACATGGTCCTAATGGGGAAGATGGAACCGTCCAAGGACTACTTGAAATTTTAAACATACCATATGTAGGAAACGGGGTACTTTCCTCTGCTGCTGGTATGGATAAAGTGATTATGAAAAATATTTTTGCTCATGCCGGTCTTGACCAAGTTCATTATGTTTCATTTATTCGCAGTGATTGGGAAAGTGAGAAAGAAGAGGTTTATAAAAAGGTAGAGGAGGAACTTGGTTATCCGTGTTTTGTCAAACCAGCAAATTTAGGTTCAAGTGTAGGAATTAGTAAATGTACGAATAGAATTGAGCTTGAACAGGCTTTTACTGAAGCATTCCAGTATGATCGAAAAATTATTATCGAACAAGGAGTGACTGCGCGCGAGATCGAAATTGGTGTATTAGGCAATGAAGCTCCAAAATGTTCAATAGCTGGGGAAATAGTACCGAAAGTAGATTTTTACGACTACAAGGCGAAATATGAGGATGGCAATACGGCATTAATTATTCCTGCAGAAGTTACAGATAAGCAATATGAAAAATTAACAGCAATGGCTTTAAAGGCTTTTAAAGCATTAGATTGTTCAGGACTTGTTCGTGCAGATTTCTTTATCACTGAAGATGGAAAAATATTAATGAATGAAATTAATACAATGCCTGGATTTACACCGTTCAGTATGTTCCCGCTTTTATGGAAACATACTGGTGTTGATTATCCTTCATTAATTGAAAAACTCATTTCATTAGCAATCGAAAGACATGAAGAGAAGCAAAAAATAAAGCACACGTTTTAA
- a CDS encoding DUF3784 domain-containing protein, which yields MLLAGVIVCTFVSILLIFLGCFIWKKKKLSLIGGFDDQTFKGDKNKLAKLFGVFSILVGVLTFILPFGLEFAGTNAGIIYMVLVVVGIIFVLIYANKLNRSTFE from the coding sequence ATGTTATTAGCTGGGGTGATCGTGTGTACTTTTGTTAGTATTCTTTTAATCTTTTTAGGATGCTTCATTTGGAAAAAGAAAAAGCTTTCACTTATTGGAGGATTTGATGACCAGACATTTAAAGGGGATAAAAACAAATTAGCGAAATTATTTGGTGTTTTTTCAATATTAGTGGGTGTTTTAACTTTTATCCTTCCTTTTGGACTAGAATTTGCCGGTACGAATGCTGGAATTATATATATGGTTTTAGTTGTAGTAGGGATCATTTTTGTTTTAATTTATGCTAACAAGTTAAATCGTTCAACATTCGAGTAA
- a CDS encoding DEAD/DEAH box helicase has protein sequence MTKFQDLGLSPSTMKAVKRMGFEEATPIQAEAIPLSLKKLDIIGQAQTGTGKTAAFGIPLVEKVDMKNDSIQGIIVAPTRELAIQVSEELYKIGYGKRVRVLSIFGGQDISRQIRALKKKPQIIVGTPGRILDHINRRTLRLENVHTAVLDEADEMLNMGFIEDIEAILAQIPTERQTLLFSATMPAPIQRMAEKFMKNPTVVRVKAKEMTVPQIEQYYLEVQEKNKFDILTRLLDIQSPELAIVFGRTKRRVDELAEALNLRGYMAEGIHGDLSQAKRLSVLRKFKEGTIDVLVATDVAARGLDISGVTHVYNFDIPQDPESYVHRIGRTGRAGKTGMAITFITSREKPYLKIVEKTTKRPMDRIKPPTLDEALEGQQRVTMDKILHTIEANNIQYYKQPAESLLNEHNATTIIAAALKLLTKEPETVPVKLTEEPPLASKREKKSYDRRKGNDGGRKKSSYRSRSNSKRGNYSRSKSYR, from the coding sequence TTGACTAAGTTTCAAGACCTAGGGTTAAGTCCCTCTACAATGAAAGCAGTGAAACGAATGGGATTTGAAGAAGCAACCCCTATTCAGGCTGAGGCGATTCCATTAAGCTTAAAAAAGCTTGACATTATCGGACAAGCACAAACCGGTACAGGAAAAACCGCAGCATTTGGTATTCCTTTAGTTGAAAAAGTTGATATGAAAAATGATTCAATTCAAGGAATTATTGTCGCTCCAACGAGAGAACTGGCAATACAAGTGTCTGAAGAATTATATAAAATTGGCTACGGAAAGCGGGTACGTGTACTATCGATTTTCGGAGGCCAAGATATAAGCAGACAAATTCGTGCTTTAAAGAAAAAACCACAAATTATTGTCGGTACACCAGGACGAATATTAGATCATATTAATCGAAGAACGCTTCGTTTGGAAAATGTTCACACAGCCGTTCTTGATGAAGCTGATGAAATGCTGAACATGGGCTTTATTGAAGATATTGAGGCGATTTTGGCGCAAATCCCAACAGAACGTCAAACGTTGCTATTTTCAGCAACAATGCCAGCTCCAATTCAAAGAATGGCTGAAAAATTTATGAAGAATCCAACAGTCGTCCGAGTAAAAGCGAAAGAAATGACCGTTCCTCAAATCGAACAATATTACTTGGAAGTTCAGGAGAAAAATAAGTTTGATATATTAACTCGGTTACTTGATATCCAATCCCCTGAACTAGCAATCGTATTTGGAAGAACGAAACGGCGGGTAGATGAATTAGCTGAGGCGTTGAACTTACGGGGATATATGGCTGAAGGAATTCATGGGGATTTAAGCCAAGCAAAGCGGTTATCGGTGTTACGCAAGTTTAAAGAAGGGACAATTGACGTACTTGTTGCAACAGATGTTGCCGCAAGGGGATTGGACATTTCTGGAGTAACTCATGTATATAACTTCGATATCCCACAAGATCCAGAAAGTTATGTACACCGTATTGGACGTACTGGTCGTGCCGGAAAAACAGGTATGGCGATAACGTTTATTACGAGCAGAGAAAAGCCGTATTTAAAAATAGTTGAAAAAACGACGAAACGGCCGATGGATAGAATAAAGCCGCCAACTCTGGATGAAGCACTTGAAGGTCAACAGCGAGTGACAATGGACAAAATATTGCACACAATTGAAGCGAATAACATTCAATATTATAAACAACCAGCAGAGTCGCTATTAAATGAGCATAATGCTACAACGATAATAGCTGCAGCTTTAAAGCTATTAACGAAAGAGCCTGAAACAGTTCCAGTAAAGTTAACCGAGGAACCGCCACTAGCTTCTAAAAGAGAAAAGAAATCGTATGATCGAAGAAAGGGCAACGATGGCGGAAGAAAAAAATCGTCTTACAGATCACGCTCTAACTCGAAACGTGGAAATTATTCAAGATCAAAAAGCTATAGATAA
- a CDS encoding CopG family ribbon-helix-helix protein, which yields MFVSESSTATTEILVKLPQHLLSELDGYVKQENGNRSDFIYQATKMYLRERKKRQIREAMRRGYMEMAKINLTIASEAFQAEYEAEHTVERLVSGG from the coding sequence ATGTTTGTGTCTGAATCCAGCACAGCAACAACAGAGATTTTAGTAAAACTACCGCAACATCTGTTATCTGAATTGGACGGTTATGTTAAACAAGAAAATGGGAATCGCAGTGACTTTATTTATCAGGCAACAAAAATGTATTTGCGTGAAAGAAAAAAGAGACAAATTCGCGAAGCCATGAGAAGAGGCTATATGGAAATGGCAAAGATCAATTTAACGATTGCTTCGGAAGCATTTCAGGCAGAATACGAGGCAGAACATACAGTTGAACGTCTAGTAAGCGGAGGGTAA
- a CDS encoding alpha/beta hydrolase: MVMMMTIGCLCIHGFTGNPNEIKPLVNYLNEKTNWLLAVPTLPGHGETLSLKGIRYEEWLEHAEAELKVLLNKCETVYVIGFSMGGLIASYLATHYPVKKLVLLSAAARYINLKQLAADIAEMIRDSFRGNLAHNDLFLRYKTKIRNTPIEATRQFRTLVSTIRPMLANITIPTFIAQGEIDGIVPPKTARYLYDVINAQEKKLIFLKECKHLICHCNERDKLFAEVLAFLKRQQISL; this comes from the coding sequence ATGGTGATGATGATGACGATCGGTTGTTTATGTATTCATGGCTTTACTGGTAATCCGAATGAAATAAAACCTCTTGTCAATTATCTTAATGAAAAAACAAATTGGCTGTTAGCTGTTCCAACATTACCGGGGCATGGTGAAACTTTAAGCTTAAAGGGAATACGTTATGAGGAATGGCTTGAACATGCAGAAGCTGAGTTAAAAGTCCTGCTGAATAAGTGTGAAACCGTTTATGTAATCGGTTTTTCAATGGGCGGCCTAATTGCGAGCTATTTAGCAACTCATTATCCAGTCAAAAAGCTTGTGTTGCTAAGTGCTGCAGCACGTTACATTAATTTAAAACAGTTAGCTGCTGATATTGCAGAAATGATAAGAGACTCATTTCGAGGCAATTTAGCTCATAACGACTTGTTCCTTAGATATAAAACAAAGATAAGAAATACGCCGATAGAGGCAACGAGACAGTTTCGAACGCTCGTTTCAACTATACGCCCAATGCTCGCAAACATTACGATTCCTACTTTTATTGCTCAAGGAGAAATAGATGGGATTGTTCCGCCGAAGACGGCTCGCTATTTATACGATGTCATTAATGCACAAGAAAAAAAACTTATTTTTTTAAAAGAATGTAAACATCTTATTTGCCATTGCAACGAGAGAGATAAATTGTTTGCGGAGGTTCTAGCTTTTCTAAAACGTCAACAAATATCGTTATAA
- a CDS encoding PH domain-containing protein translates to MLSEPQKRISVKALTVWRIYGIISSVIFLLLVGALIVYTIIAEWPYWYAAAAAVLLIVEAYITISIVPSVRWKRWRYEVREEEIELQRGIIVVKRTLIPMVRVQHVDTKQGPILKKYGLATITIATAASVHEIPALVEKEAEELRVSISKLARVANEDV, encoded by the coding sequence ATGTTATCTGAACCGCAAAAAAGAATTTCAGTAAAGGCCTTAACAGTTTGGCGTATTTATGGAATTATTTCTTCAGTTATTTTTTTACTTTTAGTAGGAGCGTTAATAGTTTATACAATTATAGCAGAATGGCCTTACTGGTATGCTGCGGCTGCTGCTGTTCTCTTAATTGTAGAGGCGTATATAACAATTTCTATTGTCCCGTCAGTTCGCTGGAAACGCTGGCGATACGAAGTGCGAGAGGAAGAAATTGAGCTTCAGCGTGGTATTATAGTCGTTAAAAGGACATTAATTCCGATGGTAAGAGTTCAGCATGTTGATACAAAACAAGGACCGATCTTAAAAAAATATGGACTTGCTACAATTACAATTGCAACAGCGGCGAGTGTCCATGAAATTCCCGCTTTAGTCGAAAAAGAAGCAGAGGAGTTAAGAGTTTCGATTTCAAAATTAGCAAGGGTGGCAAATGAAGATGTCTGA
- a CDS encoding ATP-binding protein gives MKRDVVTIELNREEVLVIASDNSGSIGLKKNDSVHVPYDIVAYYSFRVAVMECIAAGAVPFSVVMHNFCGDEALNALISGVKQGMKELSLNQLEITGSTESNFQMEQSALGMIVLGKRNHLTENDLYLTDNLRVAVIGSPLVGEEVITSKHEIAPLSLFKWAFEQDGIKAILPVGSKGILFELNQLFTNCTFELHHVKGKVDLLKSSGPSTCFIIVYVEKITSSLKENIGNWFHPLTIQCEKE, from the coding sequence GTGAAACGAGACGTTGTAACAATTGAATTGAATCGGGAAGAGGTATTAGTCATTGCAAGTGATAATAGTGGTTCGATAGGTTTAAAGAAGAATGATTCTGTGCACGTACCATACGATATCGTTGCCTATTACAGCTTCCGTGTTGCCGTTATGGAGTGTATCGCAGCAGGAGCTGTTCCCTTTTCAGTCGTTATGCATAACTTTTGCGGGGATGAAGCCTTGAATGCATTAATAAGTGGTGTAAAACAAGGAATGAAGGAACTTTCCTTAAATCAGCTTGAGATTACAGGCAGTACTGAAAGTAACTTTCAAATGGAACAATCAGCATTGGGGATGATCGTATTAGGAAAACGAAATCATCTAACGGAAAACGATCTATACCTTACTGACAATCTCCGCGTGGCTGTAATTGGCAGCCCATTAGTAGGTGAAGAGGTGATAACATCCAAACATGAAATCGCACCTCTATCATTATTTAAATGGGCTTTTGAACAAGATGGAATAAAGGCAATCCTTCCTGTTGGTTCAAAAGGAATTTTATTTGAACTAAATCAACTATTTACAAATTGTACATTCGAGTTACATCATGTAAAAGGAAAAGTTGATTTATTAAAATCATCTGGTCCGTCTACTTGCTTCATCATTGTTTATGTAGAAAAGATCACTTCAAGTTTAAAAGAAAATATCGGCAATTGGTTCCATCCGTTAACAATTCAGTGTGAAAAGGAATAG